The Spirochaetaceae bacterium nucleotide sequence CAGCGCACCATCGCGGTACCGCCGGGCCGGTTCTTTTTCCTGCGCCAGCAGCAGATGCTGGGCACGGGGCAGGCCATCATGCTGGCCGAGCCGTTCACCGGAGACGATCCTTTCGTGGTGGTGTTCCCCGACGACTTGCACGTCGGCGGGCCGCCGCTCACCCGGCAAATGATCGAGACGTACGAGCGCACCGGCTGCAGCGTGCTGGCCGTCGAGCACGACCCTCCACACCTGGAACGCTACGGCGTGGTGGCCCTGGCCGAGGATGGCCTGCACATCACCGGCATCGTTGAGAAGCCGGCGCCGGGCACCGAGCCGAGCCGCGACGCCTCCATCGGGCGCTACCTGTACACCCCGGAGATCTACGCGGCCCTGAGGCAGCGTTGGGAGCGCCACCGGGGCGGCGAGTTCAACTACACCGAGGGGGTGGAGGACCTGGCGCGGGCAGGCCGCGTCGTGATTCAGCGGATGATCGGCCGGCGCCTCGACATCGGCACCCCGGCCGGCTACCTGCGGTCGATCCTGGAGTATGCGTCCCGCGACCCGGAGCTGGCGGCGGAGATCGAGTCCTTCCGCGCCGCCGGCGACGCCACCGACGCGGCAACGGGTACTTCGTAGCGCTCGTTCTCTACGGGAGCTGACTCGTCTCTACGGGAGCTGACTCGTTCGCTCCAGGAGCCGATCAGGGAGGCGATTCGATGAGGCGGCGGTAGGCCGAGGTGCGGCGCAGGGGTTCGTTGGAGGCCATCAGCGTGGCCGCGGTTTCGCCGTTCCTGCCGCGCACGGCGGGGTCCGCGCCGGCGTCCAGCAGCGCGTGCACGACGGCGGGGATTTCGCCGTGGTTGGCGGCCCACATCAGCGCGGTGTAGCCCTCCACGTCGTCCACTGCGTCCACGTCCGCCCCGGCGGCCAGCAGCGCACCAACGACCGCCGGGCTGTCCTGGTGAATGTTGTAGACGGCCGCATGCATCAGGGCGGTCCAGCCATCGCGGTCGCGCGCGTGCAGGTCGGCGCCGGCATTCAGCAGCGCCCTCACTACCGAGGCACGCTCGCTGTCCCACGCCGCGAACATCAGCGGTGTCATGGAGAACGTTTCATCCCGCGCGGCGACGTCCGCGCCGGCATCCAGGAGCGCCTCGATCACGGTCGGGCTGCGGTTGTTCTCTGCCGCTTCCATCAGGGGCGTCCGACCGCGGCCGTTGCGCGCGTGCAGGTCGGCGCCGGCGTGCAACAGCATCCGCACCACCGCAGGGCTGCGGTGGTTGGCGGCGGCGGCCATGAGCGCGGTGAAGCCCAGCTCGTCGCGGGCGCTCACCTCGGCACCGGCTTCCAGCAACGTCTGCACCACCTCCGGGTTCGGGTTACCGGTGGCTGCCGCGATCAGAGCGGTGCGCGCGCGGTTGTCGCGTGCAGTGGTGTCGGCGCCGGTTTTGAGCAGCGTTCGATGCACGGCAACGCTCCGGTTGAACCAGGCCGCGTACAGCAGGGCGGTGCTGCCGTCGACGTCGGCGCGCCGCACGTCCGCGCCGGCCGCGGTCAAGGTCCGCACCACGGCAGCATTCCCGTTGTAAGCCGCCGCCAGCAGGAGTGCGGTCTCGCCGCCGTGCGTGGACGCAACCGGCAGTGTGCCGCGCCGCTGCAGCTCAGCCACGCGGTCGAGCACGGCGTGGTAGCCGGGAACCCACAGGTGGGGAACGATCGCGGTGGCACCGCCGGTGCGTGGTGCGGCGCCGCCGTCCAGCAGCACCTGCACGACCTCGGGATTCCGGTTGAACGCGGCTGCGTACAGGATGGCACTCCAACCGTTGGCCTCACGCGCAGCCGGATCCGCGCCGGCGTCGATCAGCGCCTGCGCCACCGCCGGATCGCCGTTGAAGGCCGCCACCGGCATCAGCGCGGTGATGCCATCCGCGCGGCCGACCAGGGTTGCCGCGCCGGCGGCCGCCAGCGCATGAACGTCGGCGGCCGACACTGCCGCGGCCGCCTCGACAAGCGCCGCCGGTTCGGTTACTGCCTCCGGCGCAAGCAGTTCGAACAGGCGGATCGCCGCGGA carries:
- a CDS encoding ankyrin repeat domain-containing protein, with the protein product MSRRVLLACATAMLAVFGLQATRAESAAIRLFELLAPEAVTEPAALVEAAAAVSAADVHALAAAGAATLVGRADGITALMPVAAFNGDPAVAQALIDAGADPAAREANGWSAILYAAAFNRNPEVVQVLLDGGAAPRTGGATAIVPHLWVPGYHAVLDRVAELQRRGTLPVASTHGGETALLLAAAYNGNAAVVRTLTAAGADVRRADVDGSTALLYAAWFNRSVAVHRTLLKTGADTTARDNRARTALIAAATGNPNPEVVQTLLEAGAEVSARDELGFTALMAAAANHRSPAVVRMLLHAGADLHARNGRGRTPLMEAAENNRSPTVIEALLDAGADVAARDETFSMTPLMFAAWDSERASVVRALLNAGADLHARDRDGWTALMHAAVYNIHQDSPAVVGALLAAGADVDAVDDVEGYTALMWAANHGEIPAVVHALLDAGADPAVRGRNGETAATLMASNEPLRRTSAYRRLIESPP
- a CDS encoding UTP--glucose-1-phosphate uridylyltransferase — encoded protein: MKAVIVAAGYGSRFLPASKTVPKEMFPVLDRPAIDFILEELRESGIEEVLFITSRRKRALEDYVDREVELEQVFESEGAADKQRTIAVPPGRFFFLRQQQMLGTGQAIMLAEPFTGDDPFVVVFPDDLHVGGPPLTRQMIETYERTGCSVLAVEHDPPHLERYGVVALAEDGLHITGIVEKPAPGTEPSRDASIGRYLYTPEIYAALRQRWERHRGGEFNYTEGVEDLARAGRVVIQRMIGRRLDIGTPAGYLRSILEYASRDPELAAEIESFRAAGDATDAATGTS